In Haloplanus rubicundus, one DNA window encodes the following:
- the gltB gene encoding glutamate synthase large subunit, with the protein MTKPRRDAHAAQGGLADPTDERSNCGVGVVLDLDGGDSHETVADGIDLLINLEHRGTTGAEEATGDGAGIMLQRPDEFFDAVVDADLPETYAVGSVFMPRDGAARQGLMTIFERTLAEHGVEVFHWRDVPTDNTDLGQTALDSEPDVYQPFVRPTEGMDDDDFDRALYVARRAVENAIDELDSAGADRFYICSLDRKTLVYKGLLKATQLPTYYPDLVDERVKSTLVLVHARFSTNTLGAWHLAHPYRNIIHNGEFNTIRGNINWMRARETDLAHPEFGDDIDTLKPIINDPNQSDTASVDNALELLVQGGRDLPHALRMLIPEAFRKNDEMAPERKDFYDYHASLVEPWDGPALVVGTDGEQIAAALDRNGLRPCRYDVTEDNRLIMASEAGALDVDPADIEERHRLQPGQLLVADPERGRVVPDDEVFADLTDEQYGEWVEREQRHLSDGADTDYDPREDVGSLRAQQAAFGYTYDQLDHLVEPMAKEGKDPVGSMGDDTPLSVLSDFNRPLFTYFKQLFAQVSNPPIDYIREELVTSLESRLGPQRNLLDETPEHARQLVVDSPVLTDAQTAEIKDLEGEFSSAIVDMTYEKDGDLEAAVEDLRRDARAAIEAGVDIVVLSDRNTGPDRVPIPSLLATGGVHHALVRNGLRNHAGLVVESGDPREVHHLATLVGYGADAVNPYLAYQSICDIVAGPDGAEEAEAISHYKKALEDGLLKTMAKMGISTVESYQGAQIFEAVGLSSEFIREYFEGTEIRTEGIGIPQLEEDLLTRHAVAYGADPELERQGEYEHRSNGIHHQWNPKTVGTLQQAVRSGNYEKYQEFAALINDQRENLQTLRGLLEFDSDRDPVPLDEVQPVHEIVERFSTAAMSLGSLSPEAHETNSIAMNRIGGKSNTGEGGEPPERFDTEKECNIKQVASGRFGVTSNYLSSAEELQIKMAQGSKPGEGGHLPGKKVNEMIAHVRYSTPGVGLISPPPLHDIYSIEDLKQLIHDLKTANPEADINVKLVAEAGIGTIAAGVAKANADVVHISGHSGGTGASPKTSIKNAGLPWELGLAEANQMLRATGLRDRIRVSTDGGMMTGRDVAIAALLGAEEYVFGTASLITSGCVMARICHTNNCPTGVATQDEDLRDRFTGQPDHVINYMAFLAEELREIMAELGFRSVEEMIGRPGLLKQTETDHPKAKHLDLSAIIAEPEGGERHKVREQKHADVQTHLDRDLIGEASDAIEEGEPIHIRRDISNGDRAVGAMLSNRISRRYGESGLPEDTISCTFDGIAGQSFGAFLANGVTMELVGAANDYVGKGLSGGKVIVRTPETAAYDPADNILVGNVCLYGATQGELYVNGLAGERFAVRNSGVKAVVEGVGDHGCEYMTGGVVAVLGETGRNFAAGMSGGIAYVYDPDGDFQERANEGMVTIHHDLEESDEAMLRRMVENHAAYTDSDRAATLLDDWGTEVLNFTKVMPDAYAEVIAEESREDVRTDLPEPASKAGGAEIGAGTVQTGDD; encoded by the coding sequence ATGACCAAGCCGCGGAGAGACGCCCACGCCGCTCAGGGGGGACTGGCTGACCCCACCGACGAGCGATCCAACTGTGGTGTCGGCGTCGTCCTCGACCTCGACGGCGGCGACTCGCACGAGACGGTCGCCGACGGCATCGACCTGCTCATCAACCTCGAACACCGTGGAACCACGGGGGCCGAGGAGGCGACCGGCGACGGGGCCGGCATCATGCTCCAGCGCCCGGACGAGTTCTTCGACGCCGTCGTCGACGCCGACCTCCCCGAGACGTACGCGGTCGGGTCGGTGTTCATGCCGCGTGACGGCGCCGCCCGACAGGGTCTCATGACCATCTTCGAGCGGACGCTCGCCGAACACGGGGTAGAAGTGTTCCACTGGCGGGACGTACCGACGGACAACACCGACCTCGGGCAGACCGCCCTCGACTCCGAACCCGACGTGTATCAGCCGTTCGTCCGGCCGACCGAGGGCATGGACGACGACGACTTCGACCGCGCGCTCTACGTCGCCCGCCGCGCCGTCGAGAACGCAATCGACGAGCTCGATTCGGCCGGCGCCGACCGGTTCTACATCTGCTCGCTCGACCGCAAGACCCTGGTCTACAAGGGTCTGCTCAAGGCGACGCAGCTCCCGACCTACTACCCGGACCTCGTCGACGAGCGCGTCAAATCGACGCTCGTTCTCGTCCACGCGCGCTTCTCGACGAACACGCTCGGCGCCTGGCATCTCGCACACCCCTACCGCAACATCATCCACAACGGCGAGTTCAACACCATCCGCGGCAACATCAACTGGATGCGGGCCCGCGAGACGGACCTCGCTCACCCGGAGTTCGGCGACGACATCGACACGCTGAAGCCCATCATCAACGATCCGAACCAGAGCGACACGGCGTCGGTGGACAACGCCCTCGAACTCCTCGTGCAGGGCGGCCGTGACCTCCCGCACGCGCTCCGGATGCTCATCCCCGAGGCGTTCCGCAAGAACGACGAGATGGCGCCGGAACGCAAGGACTTCTACGACTACCACGCGAGCCTCGTCGAACCGTGGGACGGCCCGGCGCTCGTCGTCGGCACCGACGGCGAACAGATCGCCGCGGCACTCGACCGCAACGGGTTGCGGCCCTGCCGGTACGACGTGACCGAGGACAACCGACTCATCATGGCGAGCGAGGCGGGCGCCCTCGACGTCGACCCCGCGGACATCGAGGAACGCCACCGCCTCCAGCCCGGCCAGTTGCTCGTCGCCGACCCCGAACGTGGACGGGTCGTCCCCGACGACGAGGTGTTCGCCGACCTCACCGACGAGCAGTACGGCGAGTGGGTCGAACGGGAGCAACGCCATCTCAGCGACGGCGCCGATACCGATTACGACCCCCGCGAGGACGTGGGCTCCCTGCGCGCCCAGCAGGCCGCCTTTGGCTACACGTACGACCAACTCGACCACCTCGTCGAACCGATGGCGAAAGAGGGCAAGGACCCCGTCGGCTCGATGGGCGACGACACGCCGCTGTCGGTGCTCTCCGATTTCAACCGGCCGCTGTTCACCTACTTCAAACAGCTGTTCGCGCAGGTGTCGAACCCGCCCATCGACTACATCCGCGAGGAACTGGTGACGAGCCTCGAATCCCGGCTCGGTCCCCAGCGCAACCTCCTCGACGAGACGCCGGAACACGCCCGCCAGCTCGTCGTCGATTCGCCGGTCCTGACGGACGCACAGACGGCGGAGATCAAGGACCTCGAGGGCGAGTTCTCCTCGGCCATCGTCGACATGACCTACGAGAAAGACGGCGACCTCGAGGCGGCCGTCGAGGACCTGCGCCGCGACGCCCGCGCGGCCATCGAAGCCGGCGTGGACATCGTCGTCCTCTCCGACCGGAACACGGGACCGGATCGGGTGCCGATTCCGAGCCTGCTCGCCACCGGCGGCGTCCACCACGCGCTCGTCCGCAACGGCCTCCGCAACCACGCCGGCCTCGTCGTCGAGTCCGGCGACCCGCGAGAGGTCCACCACCTCGCGACCCTCGTCGGCTACGGCGCCGACGCGGTCAACCCCTACCTCGCCTACCAGAGCATCTGTGACATCGTCGCCGGCCCCGACGGCGCCGAGGAGGCCGAGGCCATCTCCCACTACAAGAAGGCCCTCGAGGACGGCCTCCTGAAGACGATGGCGAAGATGGGCATCTCGACCGTCGAGAGCTACCAGGGCGCCCAGATCTTCGAGGCCGTCGGCCTCTCCTCCGAGTTCATCCGCGAGTACTTCGAAGGGACGGAGATTCGAACGGAAGGCATCGGCATCCCGCAGCTCGAAGAGGACCTCCTGACGCGCCACGCCGTCGCCTACGGTGCCGATCCGGAGCTCGAACGACAGGGCGAGTACGAACACCGCTCGAACGGCATCCACCACCAGTGGAACCCGAAGACGGTCGGGACGCTCCAGCAGGCGGTCCGCTCGGGGAACTACGAGAAGTACCAGGAGTTCGCGGCGCTGATCAACGACCAGCGCGAGAACCTCCAGACCCTTCGCGGACTGCTGGAGTTCGACAGCGACCGCGATCCGGTCCCGCTCGACGAAGTTCAGCCCGTCCACGAAATCGTCGAGCGATTCTCGACGGCCGCCATGTCGCTCGGGTCGCTCTCGCCGGAGGCCCACGAGACGAACTCCATCGCGATGAACCGCATCGGCGGGAAGTCCAACACCGGCGAAGGTGGCGAACCCCCCGAGCGCTTCGACACCGAAAAGGAGTGTAACATCAAGCAGGTCGCGTCCGGCCGGTTCGGCGTCACGTCGAACTACCTCTCCTCGGCCGAAGAGCTGCAGATCAAGATGGCCCAAGGCTCCAAGCCGGGCGAGGGCGGCCACCTGCCCGGGAAGAAGGTCAACGAGATGATCGCCCACGTCCGCTACTCCACGCCGGGCGTCGGCCTCATCTCGCCGCCCCCACTTCACGACATCTACTCCATCGAGGACCTCAAACAGTTGATCCACGACCTGAAGACGGCCAACCCCGAGGCCGACATCAACGTGAAACTCGTCGCGGAAGCGGGCATCGGCACCATCGCCGCCGGCGTCGCAAAGGCCAACGCCGACGTGGTCCACATCTCGGGCCACTCCGGCGGCACCGGCGCGTCGCCGAAGACGTCGATCAAGAACGCGGGGCTCCCGTGGGAACTCGGCCTCGCCGAGGCCAACCAGATGCTCCGCGCGACGGGGCTGCGCGACCGCATCCGCGTCTCCACCGACGGCGGCATGATGACCGGCCGCGACGTTGCCATCGCCGCGCTGCTCGGCGCCGAGGAGTACGTCTTCGGCACCGCCAGCCTCATCACCTCCGGCTGTGTGATGGCCCGCATCTGCCACACCAACAACTGTCCGACGGGAGTCGCCACGCAGGACGAGGACCTGCGCGACCGCTTCACGGGCCAGCCGGACCACGTCATCAACTACATGGCGTTCCTCGCGGAGGAACTGCGGGAGATCATGGCCGAACTCGGCTTCCGGTCGGTCGAAGAGATGATCGGTCGCCCCGGCCTCCTGAAACAGACCGAAACCGACCACCCGAAGGCCAAACACCTCGACCTGTCGGCCATCATCGCCGAACCCGAGGGCGGCGAACGTCACAAGGTTCGTGAACAGAAGCACGCGGACGTGCAGACCCACCTCGACCGCGACCTGATCGGCGAAGCCTCCGACGCAATAGAGGAGGGTGAGCCGATCCACATCCGACGGGACATCTCGAACGGTGACCGTGCAGTCGGCGCCATGCTCTCGAACCGCATCTCGCGGCGCTACGGCGAGAGCGGCCTCCCCGAGGACACCATCTCCTGTACGTTCGACGGCATCGCCGGCCAGAGCTTCGGCGCCTTCCTCGCCAACGGCGTGACGATGGAACTCGTCGGCGCCGCCAACGACTACGTCGGCAAAGGGCTCTCGGGCGGCAAGGTGATCGTCCGGACGCCCGAAACGGCCGCGTACGACCCCGCGGACAACATCCTCGTCGGCAACGTCTGTCTCTACGGCGCGACGCAGGGCGAACTCTACGTCAACGGCCTCGCTGGCGAGCGCTTCGCCGTCCGCAACAGCGGCGTGAAAGCCGTCGTCGAGGGCGTCGGCGACCACGGCTGCGAGTACATGACCGGCGGCGTCGTCGCCGTCCTCGGCGAGACGGGGCGGAACTTCGCGGCCGGGATGTCCGGCGGAATCGCCTACGTCTACGACCCCGACGGCGACTTCCAGGAGCGCGCCAACGAGGGCATGGTGACCATCCACCACGACCTCGAGGAGTCCGACGAGGCCATGCTCCGCCGGATGGTCGAGAACCACGCGGCCTACACCGACAGCGACCGTGCAGCGACGCTCCTCGACGACTGGGGCACCGAAGTCCTGAACTTCACGAAGGTGATGCCCGACGCGTACGCCGAGGTCATCGCCGAGGAGAGCCGCGAGGACGTGCGCACTGACCTCCCCGAACCGGCGTCGAAGGCCGGTGGCGCCGAAATCGGTGCGGGAACGGTCCAGACTGGCGACGACTGA